The Nocardia sp. NBC_00508 nucleotide sequence AGCTTGTCACCATCCTGGATCTTGCGCTTCTGCGCCACATACACCCGCACCAGCTCGTTCACACCCGGCGGCAGATCATCATCATCCTCACGAGAGAACACCCGAATACCGATCACCTTGCCCGACTCACCATGCGGCACCTTCAGCGACGTATCCCGCACCTCACGCGCCTTCTCACCGAAGATCGCCCGCAGCAACCGCTCCTCCGGCGTCAACTCGGTCTCACCCTTCGGGGTCACCTTCCCGACCAGGATGTCACCATCACGCACCTCGGCACCGATCCGCACGATGCCCCGCTCATCCAGATCCGCGAGCACCTCATCGGAAACATTCGGGATATCCCGGGTGATCTCCTCAGCACCCAACTTGGTGTCACGGGCATCGATCTCATGCTCCTCGATGTGGATCGAGGTCAGCACGTCCTCCTCCACCAGGCGCTGCGACAGGATGATCGCGTCCTCGTAGTTGTGCCCCTCCCACGGCATGATCGCCACCAACAGGTTCTTACCCAGAGCCATCTCACCGTTCTCGGTGCACGGCCCATCAGCCAGCACCTGACCGAACTCCACCCGCTGACCCTCATCCACAATCGGACGCTGATTCGAGCACGTGCCCTGGTTCGAGCGGTTGAACTTCCGCATCCGATAGGACTTGCGGGTGCCGTCGTCGGCCATCACGGTGACGTAGTCGGCGGAAACCTCCTCGACCACACCCGCCTTCTCGTTCACCACCACATCACCCGCGTCCACGGCGGCGCGCAGCTCCATGCCGGTGCCGACGATCGGCGCCTCGGAACGGATCAGCGGCACGGCCTGACGCTGCATGTTCGCACCCATCAGGGCGCGGTTGGCGTCGTCGTGCTCGAGGAACGGGATCATCGCCGTCGCGACCGACACCATCTGACGCGGCGAGACGTCCATGTAGTCGACCTCGGAGGCCGCGACGAGCTCGTTCTCCTCGTTGCCGCGGCGGCACAGCACCCGCTCTTCGAGGAATCGGCCGTCCGTGCCGACCGGTGAGTTGGCCTGGGCCCGCACGTGGCGGTCCTCTTCGTCAGCGGTCAAGTAACGGACTTCGTCGGTCACCCGTCCGTCGACGACCTTGCGATACGGCGTCTCGATGAAGCCGAACGGATTGACCCGTGCGTACACCGACAATGAGCCGATCAGGCCGATGTTCGGGCCTTCCGGGGTCTCGATCGGGCACATGCGGCCGTAGTGCGACGGGTGCACGTCACGGACCTCGAGGCCAGCGCGCTCACGGGACAGACCACCCGGGCCCAGCGCCGAGAGGCGACGCTTGTGGGTCAGGCCCGACAGCGGGTTGTTCTGGTCCATGAACTGCGACAGCTGGGAGGTTCCGAAGAACTCCTTGATCGCGGCCACGACCGGGCGGATGTTGATCAGGGTCTGCGGCGTGATCGCCTCGACGTCCTGGGTGGTCATCCGCTCGCGGACCACGCGCTCCATGCGGGAGAGGCCGACCCGGATCTGGTTCTGGATCAGCTCGCCGACGGTGCGCAGGCGACGGTTGCCGAAGTGGTCGATGTCGTCCACTTCCACCGGCACCTCGGCGCCGCCGGGGGCGGTCATGATCTTGTCGCCCGCGTGCAGGCGGACCAGGTACTCGATGGTGTTGACGATGTCTTCCCTCGTCAGCACCGAACCGATGACCTGCTCGCCCAGGTGGATGCCGAGCTTCTTGTTGATCTTGTACCGGCCCACGCGCGCCAGGTCGTAGCGCTTCTCCTTGAAGAACAGGTTCTCCAGCAGGGTCTGCGCGGACTCCTTGGTCGGCGGCTCACCCGGACGCAGCTTGCGGTAGATATCCAGCAGCGCCTCGTCCTGGCCTGCGGTGTTGTCCTTCTCCAGGGTCGACATCATGATCTCGGAGAAGCCGAAACGCTCGACGATCTCCTCGGTGGTCCACCCCAGTGCCTTCAGCAGCACGGTGACCGGCTGGCGACGCTTGCGGTCGATGCGCACACCCACGGTGTCGCGCTTGTCCACGTCGAACTCCAGCCACGCGCCGCGGCTCGGGATGACGCGCACGCTGTGCAGGTCCTTCTCCGTGGCCTTGTCGACGCTGTGGTCGAAGTAGACACCCGGCGAACGCACCAGCTGCGAGACGACTACACGCTCGGTGCCGTTGATGATGAACGTGCCCTTGTCGGTCATCATCGGGAAATCACCCATGAAGACCGTCTGGCTCTTGATCTCACCGGTGTTGTTGTTGATGAACTCCGCCGTGACGAACAGCGGAGCCGCGTAGGTCATATCCTTGTCTTTGCACTCGTCGATCGAGGCCTTGACCTCTTCGAAGCGTGGGTCGGAGAAGGACAGGGACATGGACCCGGAGAAGTCCTCGATCGGAGAGAGCTCCTCGAGCACCTCCTCGAGTCCGCCGACTAGGCCGACGTCGCCGCGGGCCGCGGCTTTCTCACGCCAGTCAGCTGAACCGATCAGCCAAGAAAACGAGTCCGTCTGTAGATCGAGAAGTCCGGGCACCTCCAAGGGTTCACGGATCTTCGCGAAAGACACCCGCAA carries:
- the rpoB gene encoding DNA-directed RNA polymerase subunit beta yields the protein MLEGRILAVSTQTKAVAGIPGAPLRVSFAKIREPLEVPGLLDLQTDSFSWLIGSADWREKAAARGDVGLVGGLEEVLEELSPIEDFSGSMSLSFSDPRFEEVKASIDECKDKDMTYAAPLFVTAEFINNNTGEIKSQTVFMGDFPMMTDKGTFIINGTERVVVSQLVRSPGVYFDHSVDKATEKDLHSVRVIPSRGAWLEFDVDKRDTVGVRIDRKRRQPVTVLLKALGWTTEEIVERFGFSEIMMSTLEKDNTAGQDEALLDIYRKLRPGEPPTKESAQTLLENLFFKEKRYDLARVGRYKINKKLGIHLGEQVIGSVLTREDIVNTIEYLVRLHAGDKIMTAPGGAEVPVEVDDIDHFGNRRLRTVGELIQNQIRVGLSRMERVVRERMTTQDVEAITPQTLINIRPVVAAIKEFFGTSQLSQFMDQNNPLSGLTHKRRLSALGPGGLSRERAGLEVRDVHPSHYGRMCPIETPEGPNIGLIGSLSVYARVNPFGFIETPYRKVVDGRVTDEVRYLTADEEDRHVRAQANSPVGTDGRFLEERVLCRRGNEENELVAASEVDYMDVSPRQMVSVATAMIPFLEHDDANRALMGANMQRQAVPLIRSEAPIVGTGMELRAAVDAGDVVVNEKAGVVEEVSADYVTVMADDGTRKSYRMRKFNRSNQGTCSNQRPIVDEGQRVEFGQVLADGPCTENGEMALGKNLLVAIMPWEGHNYEDAIILSQRLVEEDVLTSIHIEEHEIDARDTKLGAEEITRDIPNVSDEVLADLDERGIVRIGAEVRDGDILVGKVTPKGETELTPEERLLRAIFGEKAREVRDTSLKVPHGESGKVIGIRVFSREDDDDLPPGVNELVRVYVAQKRKIQDGDKLAGRHGNKGVIGKILPTEDMPFLPDGTPVDIILNTHGVPRRMNIGQILETHLGWIGKAGWNVDVATDGTRPDWAQALPEEMLGAPAESNIATPVFDGAREEELTGLLGSTLPNRDGERMVNDDGKATLFDGRSGEPFPYPVAVGYMYILKLHHLVDDKIHARSTGPYSMITQQPLGGKAQFGGQRFGEMECWAMQAYGAAYTLQELLTIKSDDVVGRVKVYEAIVKGENIPEPGIPESFKVLLKELQSLCLNVEVLSSDGAAIELREGEDEDLERAAANLGINLSRNEAATVDDLAN